A window from Macaca fascicularis isolate 582-1 chromosome 20, T2T-MFA8v1.1 encodes these proteins:
- the ATP6V0C gene encoding V-type proton ATPase 16 kDa proteolipid subunit c isoform X1 produces the protein MSESKSGPEYASFFAVMGASAAMVFSALGAAYGTAKSGTGIAAMSVMRPELIMKSIIPVVMAGIIAIYGLVVAVLIANSLNDDISLYRSFLQLGAGLSVGLSGLAAGFAIGIVGDAGVRGTAQQPRLFVGMILILIFAEVLGLYGLIVALILSTK, from the exons TGGGCGCCTCGGCCGCCATGGTCTTCAGCG CCCTGGGCGCTGCCTATGGCACAGCCAAGAGCGGCACCGGCATTGCGGCCATGTCTGTCATGCGGCCAGAGCTGATCATGAAGTCCATCATCCCAGTGGTCATGGCTGGCATCATCGCCATctacggcctggtggtggcaGTCCTCATCGCCAACTCCCTGAATGACGACATCAGCCTCTACAG GAGCTTCCTCCAGCTGGGCGCCGGCCTGAGCGTGGGCCTGAGCGGCCTGGCAGCCGGCTTTGCCATCGGCATCGTGGGGGACGCTGGCGTGCGGGGCACTGCCCAGCAGCCCCGACTATTCGTGGGCATGATCCTGATTCTCATCTTTGCCGAGGTGCTTGGCCTCTACGGTCTCATCGTCGCCCTCATCCTCTCCACAAAGTAG
- the ATP6V0C gene encoding V-type proton ATPase 16 kDa proteolipid subunit c isoform X2 produces MSVMRPELIMKSIIPVVMAGIIAIYGLVVAVLIANSLNDDISLYRSFLQLGAGLSVGLSGLAAGFAIGIVGDAGVRGTAQQPRLFVGMILILIFAEVLGLYGLIVALILSTK; encoded by the exons ATGTCTGTCATGCGGCCAGAGCTGATCATGAAGTCCATCATCCCAGTGGTCATGGCTGGCATCATCGCCATctacggcctggtggtggcaGTCCTCATCGCCAACTCCCTGAATGACGACATCAGCCTCTACAG GAGCTTCCTCCAGCTGGGCGCCGGCCTGAGCGTGGGCCTGAGCGGCCTGGCAGCCGGCTTTGCCATCGGCATCGTGGGGGACGCTGGCGTGCGGGGCACTGCCCAGCAGCCCCGACTATTCGTGGGCATGATCCTGATTCTCATCTTTGCCGAGGTGCTTGGCCTCTACGGTCTCATCGTCGCCCTCATCCTCTCCACAAAGTAG